From Carassius gibelio isolate Cgi1373 ecotype wild population from Czech Republic chromosome B21, carGib1.2-hapl.c, whole genome shotgun sequence, the proteins below share one genomic window:
- the LOC127986475 gene encoding olfactomedin-like protein 2A, producing MWRIVELVACLLMMSSHVSSQSKIFGEEQVRMTSEGSDCRCKCIMRPLTRDACARLRTGSVRVEDFYTVETVSSGADCKCSCTAPPSSLNPCENEWKMEKLKKQAPELLKLQSMVDLLEGTLFSMDLLKVHSYINKVVSQMNNLEEMIKMNLSRENDFVRDSVATLTNQLRQYENHSDIMMSIKKELSSLGFQLLQKDPTASGPKSKAQDTLGTNIKDASKFPAKKPEKGKPPPKPVKEKPAKPKKETAKPNKAGKPEQTELPSKTKPSQNQPGLIRGITYYKATKTDETGNQRERPDETDTLLEVEVEEEQSTIFPDTLTTETSPVPMTVATTTPPTTTTTTQRTTSTSRTIFREERPAPTIALVLDNTSNNSYSAVKEHSCEGTLASIELPVKQHSYGRNEGAWMKDPAAKDSKIYVTNYYYGNNLVEFRNLDNFKQGRWSNLYKLPYNWIGTGHVVYRGGFYYNRAFTKNIIKYDIKQRFVAAWAQLHDVVYEDTTPWKWKGHSDIDFAVDESGLWVIYPSADYDYGQAEVIVVSKLDPSDLSVKKETTWRTRLRRNSFGNCFIICGVLYAVDIYNQREGEVSYAYDTLTGAEASPHLPFINEYGFTTQVDYNPKEKVLYAWDNGHQLTYSINFVEQAKK from the exons ATGTGGCGGATAGTGGAGCTCGTGGCGTGTTTGCTTATGATGTCCAGTCATGTATCATCTCAGAGCAAG ATCTTCGGGGAGGAACAAGTCCGCATGACATCAGAGGGGTCCGACTGCCGCTGTAAGTGCATCATGAGGCCTTTGACCCGGGACGCATGCGCTCGCTTGCGGACAGGAAGTGTGCGTGTGGAGGATTTTTACACGGTGGAGACAGTGAGTTCCGGAGCCGACTGTAAGTGCTCCTGCACGGCTCCGCCCTCCTCTCTCAACCCCTGCGAGAACGAATGGAAGATGGAAAAACTCAAGAAACAGGCGCCAGAACTGCTCAAG CTGCAGTCCATGGTGGACCTTCTGGAAGGTACTCTCTTCAGTATGGACCTTCTCAAAGTTCACTCGTACATCAATAAGGTGGTGTCTCAAATGAATAACCTAGAAGAG ATGATAAAGATGAATCTCTCTCGGGAGAATGACTTTGTGAGAGACAGTGTGGCGACTCTGACCAATCAACTACGGCAGTACGAGAACCATTCTGACATCATGATGAGCATAAAGAAAGAACTGTCCAGTCTGGGCTTTCAGCTGCTGCAGAAAGACCCCACCGCCTCGGGCCCTAAAAGCAAAGCTCAG GACACACTGGGGACAAATATCAAAGATGCTTCAAAGTTTCCGGCAAAGAAACCAGAAAAGGGGAAACCTCCACCAAAGCCAGTGAAGGAAAAGCCAGCCAAGCCGAAGAAAGAGACCGCAAAACCAAACAAAGCTGGTAAACCAGAGCAAACAGAACTGCCCAGTAAAACCAAACCATCACAGAACCAGCCAGGACTAATCCGAGGAATCACATACTACAAAGCCACCAAAACTGATGAGACAGGCAACCAAAGAG AGAGACCTGATGAAACGGACACGTTGCTTGAGGTAGAGGTAGAGGAAGAGCAAAGTACCATATTTCCTGACACCTTGACGACAGAGACAAGCCCAGTACCCATGACAGTAGCAACAACCACTCctcccacaacaacaacaacaacccagaGGACGACTTCAACTAGCAGAACAATATTCAGAGAGGAGCGACCGGCTCCAACCATTGCACTCGTGCTGGACAACACCAGCAACAACTCATACTCCGCAG TTAAAGAGCACAGCTGTGAAGGGACGCTGGCCTCCATCGAGCTGCCGGTCAAACAGCACAGTTACGGCAGGAATGAGGGCGCATGGATGAAGGATCCTGCCGCCAAGGACTCCAAAATCTACGTCACCAACTATTATTACGGCAACAACCTTGTGGAGTTCCGGAACTTGGACAACTTTAAACAGG GCCGTTGGAGTAACCTGTACAAGCTGCCTTATAACTGGATCGGAACGGGTCATGTGGTGTACAGAGGAGGGTTTTACTATAACCGTGCCTTCACAAAGAACATCATCAAATACGACATTAAGCAACGGTTTGTAGCCGCCTGGGCTCAGCTCCACGACGTCGTCTACGAAGACACCACACCTTGGAAGTGGAAAGGCCACTCTGATATCGACTTCGCCGTGGACGAGAGCGGACTTTGGGTCATCTACCCATCTGCTGACTATGACTACGGACAGGCCGAGGTCATTGTAGTCAGTAAACTAGATCCCAGTGACCTGTCTGTCAAAAAGGAGACCACGTGGAGGACGAGACTGCGAAGAAATTCATTCGGGAACTGCTTCATAATATGCGGCGTCCTGTACGCGGTGGACATTTACAATCAGCGAGAAGGGGAGGTTTCATATGCATACGACACGCTAACGGGAGCCGAGGCGTCACCGCATTTACCGTTCATTAACGAATACGGGTTCACCACACAAGTCGATTACAACCCGAAAGAGAAGGTTCTGTACGCCTGGGACAATGGACACCAGCTCACCTACAGCATCAACTTTGTAGAGCAAGCAAAGAAATGA